The Pseudomonas sp. R4-35-07 genome contains a region encoding:
- a CDS encoding response regulator transcription factor, whose translation MRLLLVEDNVPLADELLAGLQRQGYAVDWLADGRDAAYQGRSEPYDLIILDLGLPGLPGLEVLAQWRAAALATPVLVLTARDSWAERIEGLKAGADDYLSKPFHPEELHLRIQALLRRSHGHANQPTLQAAGLHLDEGRQCVLRDGEEIQLTAAEFRLLRYFMLHPEQILSKSHLAEHLYDGETERDSNVLEVHVNHLRRKLGRSVIETRRGQGYRFGASPA comes from the coding sequence ATGAGCTGCTGGCCGGCCTGCAGCGCCAAGGCTATGCGGTCGACTGGCTGGCCGATGGGCGCGACGCGGCGTACCAGGGCCGCAGCGAACCCTATGACCTGATTATCCTCGACCTTGGCCTGCCGGGTTTGCCGGGGCTGGAGGTGCTGGCGCAATGGCGCGCGGCAGCCCTGGCCACGCCGGTGCTGGTGCTGACGGCGCGTGATTCCTGGGCCGAACGTATCGAGGGGCTCAAGGCCGGAGCCGATGATTACCTGAGCAAGCCGTTTCACCCCGAAGAACTGCACCTGCGCATTCAGGCGCTGTTACGAAGGTCTCACGGGCATGCCAACCAACCGACCCTGCAAGCCGCCGGCCTGCACCTGGACGAAGGCCGCCAGTGCGTGCTGCGCGACGGTGAAGAGATCCAGCTCACGGCAGCCGAGTTCCGCCTGTTGCGTTATTTCATGCTGCACCCCGAACAGATCCTGTCGAAAAGCCATCTGGCCGAGCATCTTTATGACGGCGAGACCGAGCGCGACTCCAACGTGCTGGAAGTCCACGTCAATCATCTGCGCCGCAAGCTGGGGCGCAGCGTGATCGAAACCCGGCGTGGCCAGGGCTACCGGTTTGGCGCCAGCCCTGCATGA
- a CDS encoding sensor histidine kinase: MKSIQRRLSLGLISVLVIVGVVLAQTSLWLFEAGLQRYLEAGLRNDSENLLVALVRGPNGVQLDEHRLSPAYQRPFSGHYFRIDFADTHWRSRSLWDQELPTLPEAGIKGNLQLGPEGQKLLVLRSDYKRFGLPISISVAQDYTPVRESFRLMRQIGLVLGLAALLVVLVLQRITVRRALRPLETARNQIAQLQQGQRSQLDTQVPLELEPLVAQINHLLAHTEDSLKRSRNALGNLGHALKTPLAVMLSAASSEALRDQPQLSKLLRDQLEQVQQRLNRELNRARLAGETLPGALFDCEKELPGLLATLNMIHGEHLDLRYHVAPGLQLPWDREDLLELLGNLLDNACKWADAEVRLSVSETPHSYLLAVEDDGPGIPETQRDQVFSRGARLDEQVDGHGLGLGIVRDIVEVWGGTLQLQESELGGLKALIELPRR; the protein is encoded by the coding sequence ATGAAATCGATCCAGCGGCGCTTGAGCCTGGGGTTGATCAGCGTGCTGGTGATCGTCGGCGTGGTGCTGGCGCAAACCAGCCTGTGGCTGTTCGAAGCCGGGTTGCAGCGTTATCTGGAGGCCGGCCTGCGCAACGACAGCGAAAACCTGCTGGTGGCGTTGGTGCGCGGGCCCAACGGCGTACAGTTGGATGAGCATCGCCTGTCGCCCGCCTATCAACGACCCTTCTCGGGGCATTACTTCCGCATCGATTTTGCCGACACTCACTGGCGCTCCCGCTCCTTGTGGGACCAGGAACTGCCGACGCTCCCCGAGGCCGGGATCAAGGGCAACCTGCAACTGGGGCCTGAAGGCCAGAAACTGCTGGTATTGCGCTCCGACTACAAACGCTTCGGCCTGCCGATCTCCATCAGCGTGGCGCAGGACTACACGCCGGTACGGGAAAGCTTTCGCCTGATGCGCCAGATCGGCCTGGTACTGGGGCTGGCGGCATTGCTGGTGGTGCTGGTATTACAACGGATCACCGTGCGCCGCGCCTTGCGCCCGTTGGAAACTGCTCGCAATCAGATTGCTCAGTTGCAACAGGGCCAGCGTTCGCAACTGGACACCCAGGTGCCGCTGGAGCTGGAGCCGCTGGTGGCGCAGATCAACCATTTGCTGGCACACACCGAAGACAGCCTCAAGCGCTCGCGCAATGCCCTGGGCAACCTGGGGCACGCGCTGAAAACCCCATTGGCGGTGATGTTGAGTGCGGCGTCGAGCGAGGCACTCAGGGATCAGCCGCAGTTGAGCAAGTTGTTGCGCGATCAGCTTGAGCAGGTGCAGCAGCGCCTCAACCGCGAGCTCAATCGCGCGCGTCTGGCTGGCGAAACTCTGCCGGGGGCGTTGTTCGACTGTGAAAAAGAACTGCCGGGGCTGTTGGCTACCCTGAACATGATCCACGGCGAACACCTGGACCTGCGCTACCACGTCGCCCCCGGCCTGCAACTGCCCTGGGACCGTGAAGATTTGCTCGAGTTGCTCGGCAACCTGCTGGACAACGCCTGCAAATGGGCGGATGCCGAAGTACGACTGAGCGTGAGTGAGACGCCGCACAGCTACCTGCTGGCCGTCGAAGACGATGGCCCCGGCATTCCCGAGACCCAGCGTGACCAAGTGTTCAGCCGTGGCGCACGCCTGGATGAGCAGGTCGACGGCCACGGTCTGGGGCTGGGCATCGTGCGCGATATCGTCGAGGTGTGGGGCGGGACGTTGCAGTTGCAGGAAAGCGAGTTGGGCGGGCTCAAAGCGTTGATCGAATTGCCCAGGCGGTAG